CCGCCTCCAGCGGAGGGGAGCTTCTCGCTCCGGCGGTGGCCCGACACATCGATTTCCTCCACAACCTGGCGGAGGAGGGCGCGCTCCCCATACCGGAAGAGAGACTGCGGGAGGTCCTCCCGCGGGTGCATTTCCTGCTCGGTTCCGCCCCGGTGGGCCCGACCACAGTGGAGCGGATTCGAGCGTGGACGGGACGCCCGCCGCTGGTCCGCTTCGGCTCCACCGAGACCTGTCTGCAGGCTCTGGGGACACCGACCTCGCTCTCCCCGGAGGAGTCCATGGAGGCCTTCCGGCGCGGCTGGCACCATACCCCTTCGCCGGGCTACTACATCGGGCGTCCCCATCCCCCGCATACCGAGGCGGCGGTCGTCAGGAGCACGGACCCTGCCGACGCAGGCTACCTCGTCCCCTGCCCCAACGGCGAGGAAGGCTATCTCATCGCCCGGGGCGGACACGTCATGGCCGGCTATCTCAACGACACCGAAGCGACCCGGGAGGTGCTTCGGGACGGCTGGTATCTGGGTTTCGGCGACATCGGCTTCACCCTGACCAGTCCGGCCGACGGTGGAAGGGACCACTACTGGCTGGGCAGGGATTCGGCCCTGGTGATCCGGGGCGGGGCGAACTACGCCTGTGACCAGATCAGCGCCGAACTGACCGCATTCCTGGAGAAACGCTACGGGATCGCCCCGTCAAGCGTGGATCTGGCCGTCGTGGGGATGCGCATGGAGAGCGAACACGAGGACAGCTGCTGCGTGACCATCGACACCAGCCGGCTCGACAGGGAAACCGAGGCAGAGCTCCGGCGATCCTTCATCGAGGAGGCGCGGCGGAAGGTCTCCAGGGGGGCCAGGCCTGACCGGCTCCGCTTCGGCGCCGTCCCGCGCAACTTCAAGGGGGCGGTCCGAATCAGGGAGCTCAAGGAGCTGTGGCGTACCGAAACGGCAACGCCTGAGAACACCCACAGAGAGGACGATGACGGCAATGCTTCTTGAAGAGATCATCGGACCGGTGATGATCGGCCCCTCTTCCAGTCATACGGCGGGAGCAGCCCGTCTGGGCAAGCTGGCCCGGACCTGCTGGGGGACCACGGAGGGTTCGGTGGAGATCTATCTGCGGGGGAGTTTCGCCACCACCGGCAAGGGACACGGGACAGACAGGGCGCTTCTGGCGGGGCTCATGGGGATGGACCCCGACGACCCGCAGATCCGGTCGGCCTACCAGGTCGCCGAAGAACGACAGCTGGTCTACACCTTCCACACCGAGGAGGTGGACGGCGCCCACCCGAATTCGGCGCGCTTCGTCTTCCGCAGCGGGAAGGACGAGGGGATGGAGGTTCTGGGGGCCTCCGTCGGGGGCGGAGCGGTGGAGCTGCAGGAGATCGACGGCTTCCGGCTCCGGCTCACCGGCGAGCTGCCCACGCTGGTCACCTTCCACAGGGACAGCCCCGGCGTCGCCTCGGTGGTCACCTCGGTCCTCACCGGGATGGAGATCAACATCGCCACCCCCACGCTGGCCCGCAAGACCCGGGGCGGTCTGGCCTCCATGGCCATCGAGATGGACGCCGGTACGGAACGCGACGTGGCCG
Above is a genomic segment from Synergistales bacterium containing:
- a CDS encoding AMP-binding protein encodes the protein APLGLRPLQLVMANPLHHANSSALSDWCMREPGAVIHMLPRYGTAYWRVLAEAASSGGELLAPAVARHIDFLHNLAEEGALPIPEERLREVLPRVHFLLGSAPVGPTTVERIRAWTGRPPLVRFGSTETCLQALGTPTSLSPEESMEAFRRGWHHTPSPGYYIGRPHPPHTEAAVVRSTDPADAGYLVPCPNGEEGYLIARGGHVMAGYLNDTEATREVLRDGWYLGFGDIGFTLTSPADGGRDHYWLGRDSALVIRGGANYACDQISAELTAFLEKRYGIAPSSVDLAVVGMRMESEHEDSCCVTIDTSRLDRETEAELRRSFIEEARRKVSRGARPDRLRFGAVPRNFKGAVRIRELKELWRTETATPENTHREDDDGNAS
- the sdaAB gene encoding L-serine ammonia-lyase, iron-sulfur-dependent subunit beta — encoded protein: MLLEEIIGPVMIGPSSSHTAGAARLGKLARTCWGTTEGSVEIYLRGSFATTGKGHGTDRALLAGLMGMDPDDPQIRSAYQVAEERQLVYTFHTEEVDGAHPNSARFVFRSGKDEGMEVLGASVGGGAVELQEIDGFRLRLTGELPTLVTFHRDSPGVASVVTSVLTGMEINIATPTLARKTRGGLASMAIEMDAGTERDVADRVRNAHPSLLRVLFLAPEGGD